In the Burkholderia contaminans genome, CGCGACGACTGGACCGTCGCGCTGCGCACCGGCCGGTGCTGACACGCGCGCCGCGCCATCCCGATTCACTTCATTCACCGGAAAACCACACCGTCATGCCTGTTCCGTCGCAACTGCTCTTCCTGCCCGGTGCATCGGGCAGCACCGCCTTCTGGCAACCGCTCGCCGGTCTTCTCGAGCATCCGGCCGAGCGCCGGATCGTCGGCTATCCGGGCTTTGGCGACACCCCGCGCGATCCGGCCGTCGACGATTTCGACAGCCTCGTGCGTCATGTTCTGGAAACGATCGACCGGCCGACCGCCGTCGTCGCGCAATCGATGGGCGGCGTGATCGCGATGCGCGCGGCGCTCGACAAACCCGAACTGATCACGCACCTCGTGCTGACGGTCACGTCCGGCGGACTCGACATGGCCGGGCTCGGTGCGCAGAACTGGCGCACCGGTTTCGCGGAAGCCAACCCGCAGCTTCCCGACTGGTTCCTGACGTTCCGTGCCGACCTGTCGCAGGAGATCAGCCGCATCGCACAGCCGACGCTGCTGCTGTGGGGCGACGACGATCCGATCAGCCCCGTCGCGGCTGGCCGGCGCCTGCTCGAACGGTTGCCCGACGCGCAGTTGCACGTCGTGCCGGGCGGCCGGCACGATCTCGCGGCCGTGCATGCGGCGACGCTCGCGCCGCTCGTTGATGCGCATCTGCAGCGCGGGTGACGTCGAGCGCTTCGGTTTCGGTTTCGGCTTCAACGTCAGCTTCGGTTTCATCACGAGCCCGAAACCGCGCCGCCCACGCACCGCATCCGGTCACCCCGCATTCCTCAACGTCAGCCGCGCCTCGAGCCCGCCGCCGTCCGTCCGGTTGGTCAGCGTGAGCGTGCCGCCCATTGCAAGCGCGAGCTGCCGCGCGATCGCGAGGCCGAGCCCCGTGCCGCCCGTC is a window encoding:
- a CDS encoding alpha/beta fold hydrolase, with the translated sequence MPVPSQLLFLPGASGSTAFWQPLAGLLEHPAERRIVGYPGFGDTPRDPAVDDFDSLVRHVLETIDRPTAVVAQSMGGVIAMRAALDKPELITHLVLTVTSGGLDMAGLGAQNWRTGFAEANPQLPDWFLTFRADLSQEISRIAQPTLLLWGDDDPISPVAAGRRLLERLPDAQLHVVPGGRHDLAAVHAATLAPLVDAHLQRG